One stretch of Akkermansia massiliensis DNA includes these proteins:
- a CDS encoding sigma-54 interaction domain-containing protein, whose amino-acid sequence MNEINKSPDLEMVVLQEISSAIVNERNGTALLRHILDVLYRRMKMLRGTFTIRRGNDLMIEASHGLDEQEMKRGHYHVGEGITGHVAETGRPHVIEDISRDSRFLNRTRTRKSGEKVAFICVPIIHLQQVIGTLSIDRPVDRETDLERDQKLLEIVGNIVGDALAASLQAHEERAALMAENEKLRQLLTTNPGELIGNCRPMLQVYEQIRQVAPSDATVLIRGSSGTGKELVARAVVNLSGRKDKPLVTLNCAAMPENLLESELFGHEKGSFTGATARRIGRAEAADGGTLFLDEIGDLSLQMQVKLLRFLQEKTFSRVGSNRELHSDVRFIAATSRNLEELMAENKFREDLYYRLNIFPIVMPDLSKRKGDIMLLAEHFLSKFNLKYGKDIKRLSTPAINMLMAYHWPGNVRELENCMERAVITAQDDCIYGYNLPASLQMPSHDAPSSRDGEDHADLPTMVDSFERELIVAALKRSPGNMSAAARELGISPRVLHYKMHRLGLQKS is encoded by the coding sequence ATGAATGAAATAAACAAGTCACCGGATTTGGAAATGGTCGTGCTGCAGGAAATCAGCTCCGCCATTGTCAATGAACGCAACGGCACGGCGCTGCTCCGGCATATTCTGGACGTGCTCTACCGCCGCATGAAGATGCTGCGCGGCACCTTCACCATCCGCCGCGGGAACGATCTGATGATAGAAGCGTCCCACGGCCTGGACGAGCAGGAGATGAAGCGCGGCCATTACCATGTGGGGGAGGGCATTACGGGCCATGTGGCGGAAACGGGGAGGCCCCATGTGATTGAGGACATTTCCCGGGATTCCAGGTTCCTGAACCGTACCCGTACCCGCAAGAGCGGGGAAAAGGTGGCGTTCATCTGCGTGCCCATCATTCATTTGCAGCAGGTGATCGGCACCCTGAGCATTGACCGTCCCGTGGACAGGGAAACGGACCTGGAACGGGACCAGAAGCTGCTGGAGATTGTGGGCAACATCGTGGGGGACGCGCTGGCGGCCAGCCTGCAGGCGCATGAGGAACGGGCGGCCCTGATGGCGGAGAACGAGAAACTGCGCCAGCTTTTAACAACCAATCCGGGCGAACTGATCGGCAACTGCCGCCCCATGCTCCAGGTGTATGAACAGATACGCCAGGTGGCCCCCAGCGACGCCACGGTGCTGATCCGGGGCAGTTCCGGAACGGGGAAGGAGCTGGTAGCGCGCGCCGTAGTGAACCTGAGCGGCAGGAAGGACAAGCCGCTGGTGACGCTGAACTGTGCGGCCATGCCGGAAAACCTGCTGGAAAGCGAGTTGTTCGGCCATGAAAAAGGCTCCTTCACCGGAGCCACCGCCCGCCGCATCGGCCGGGCGGAGGCGGCGGACGGAGGTACCCTGTTTCTGGATGAAATCGGGGATTTGAGCCTCCAGATGCAGGTGAAGCTGCTGCGCTTTCTTCAGGAAAAGACTTTTTCCCGCGTGGGGAGCAACAGGGAGCTTCATTCCGACGTGCGCTTCATTGCCGCCACCAGCCGCAATCTGGAGGAATTGATGGCGGAAAACAAATTCCGGGAGGACTTGTACTACCGGCTGAACATTTTCCCCATCGTCATGCCGGACCTCTCCAAGCGCAAGGGGGACATCATGCTGCTGGCGGAACACTTTCTTTCCAAGTTCAACCTGAAATACGGGAAAGATATCAAGCGGCTGTCCACGCCAGCCATCAACATGCTCATGGCCTACCACTGGCCCGGCAACGTGCGGGAGCTGGAAAACTGCATGGAGCGTGCAGTCATCACGGCGCAGGACGACTGCATTTACGGTTACAACCTGCCCGCCTCCCTCCAAATGCCCAGCCATGACGCCCCGTCTTCCCGTGACGGAGAGGATCATGCGGACTTGCCGACGATGGTGGATTCCTTTGAACGGGAATTGATTGTGGCCGCGCTGAAACGCTCTCCGGGCAACATGTCCGCAGCGGCGCGGGAACTGGGCATTTCCCCACGGGTGCTCCATTATAAAATGCACAGGCTGGGCCTGCAAAAATCATGA